In Oscillospiraceae bacterium, a genomic segment contains:
- a CDS encoding MATE family efflux transporter yields the protein MIFNRKATFKMLWPVMLESLLATAAMIISTAMATGISASATSAVGLVNPVNFLFIGLLMAYSSGITVVVSQRIGGGDVKTAGQTAMQAIMALVMGVTVVSVLLALFGNPLIGLLFGGAGTETIAQTNIYFRYIALSMPLWAAYSGLAGLMRATGNNVGPMLASIIGNIALIATIYACRGLGMDIDALGWGMVANRLAAAGVLVFLQWRGIGTIYLSKITFKLKAALLAPVLRISIPASLDAFFFSGTKLLVMVFMADMGDIVLNANMVGSNVAALILLPGGAVMTIVVTMVGQAYGAKRYDEARKYMLKMIGLACLLQTGAALLTLPLMNTLINMNMGQAAQYQDEITSLARTVILLLAATMPLFWAPGFVGPNALRGAGDVRYTVVASLGSLFIVRLFGAWFLGRYLNLGLIGIWLAMAGDWVARSAIFMPRVLGKKWIPKEDEE from the coding sequence ATGATATTTAACCGCAAAGCCACTTTCAAAATGCTGTGGCCGGTCATGCTCGAATCGTTGCTTGCCACAGCGGCTATGATTATCTCGACAGCTATGGCAACCGGCATTTCGGCCAGTGCCACAAGCGCTGTGGGGTTGGTTAACCCTGTCAATTTTCTTTTTATCGGGCTGTTGATGGCGTACTCATCAGGCATTACTGTCGTTGTGTCACAGCGCATTGGCGGCGGCGACGTGAAAACGGCGGGCCAAACAGCCATGCAGGCCATTATGGCATTGGTTATGGGCGTAACGGTCGTTTCTGTGCTGCTTGCCCTGTTTGGCAATCCGCTCATCGGCCTGCTTTTTGGCGGCGCAGGCACCGAGACCATCGCACAGACCAACATCTATTTCCGTTACATTGCGCTGTCAATGCCGCTTTGGGCAGCGTATTCGGGCTTGGCAGGCTTAATGCGCGCTACGGGCAATAACGTCGGCCCCATGCTGGCTTCCATTATAGGCAACATCGCGTTGATTGCCACAATATACGCCTGCCGCGGGTTGGGCATGGACATCGACGCGCTCGGCTGGGGTATGGTTGCCAACCGCTTGGCAGCGGCGGGCGTGTTGGTGTTTTTGCAATGGCGCGGCATCGGAACGATTTACTTGTCAAAAATCACTTTTAAGCTCAAGGCCGCGCTACTCGCGCCTGTGCTGCGCATCTCAATCCCCGCCAGCCTGGACGCTTTCTTTTTCAGCGGCACAAAGCTGTTGGTTATGGTTTTTATGGCCGACATGGGCGACATCGTCCTCAACGCCAATATGGTAGGTTCCAACGTCGCCGCGCTGATTTTGCTGCCGGGCGGAGCGGTCATGACGATAGTCGTCACCATGGTTGGCCAAGCCTACGGTGCGAAACGCTACGACGAAGCGCGGAAGTATATGCTCAAAATGATTGGGCTGGCGTGCCTGTTACAAACCGGTGCAGCACTGCTCACTCTCCCGCTGATGAATACACTCATCAACATGAATATGGGACAAGCCGCACAATATCAAGACGAGATCACCTCTTTGGCACGCACAGTCATTTTACTGCTCGCTGCCACAATGCCGCTTTTTTGGGCACCTGGCTTCGTGGGGCCAAATGCCTTGCGCGGAGCGGGCGATGTGCGCTACACCGTTGTCGCGTCCCTAGGCTCGCTGTTTATCGTGCGGTTGTTCGGCGCGTGGTTCTTGGGACGATATTTGAACTTAGGGCTGATCGGCATTTGGCTGGCGATGGCTGGCGACTGGGTAGCGCGAAGCGCAATATTTATGCCGCGAGTGTTGGGCAAAAAGTGGATTCCCAAAGAAGACGAAGAGTAG
- a CDS encoding SDR family oxidoreductase has translation MDKRVALITGVEGVMGVEIVKHMARKGYAIALACCDDFDKARALERLCAVQGVETLLLSGDINVSGTCSKWIADILTFFQRLDVLICNVGYNSEGQWFNVIDDADFLPGAQNEIHGLVDLIQAAAWPMEQGKQGRMITVSLPCGLVSKSRDELLTSAVEGMTRTKAKELAKHNITVNAVLPGVIDFPNHVVRSDNALLDIPLSRLGKPSEVTEAVDYLLSPAAAYVTGLSLAVDGGVRL, from the coding sequence ATGGATAAACGAGTTGCGTTGATTACCGGCGTTGAGGGCGTGATGGGTGTTGAGATTGTTAAGCATATGGCACGCAAGGGATATGCTATTGCGTTGGCATGTTGTGATGACTTTGATAAGGCACGTGCGCTTGAGCGGCTATGTGCCGTACAGGGTGTGGAGACCTTGCTGCTGTCGGGCGATATTAACGTTAGCGGCACTTGCAGCAAGTGGATTGCTGACATTTTGACGTTTTTCCAGCGGTTGGATGTGTTGATATGCAATGTGGGTTACAACAGTGAGGGGCAATGGTTTAACGTTATTGATGATGCCGATTTTTTGCCCGGCGCGCAAAATGAAATTCACGGACTTGTGGATTTAATCCAAGCGGCGGCGTGGCCAATGGAACAGGGCAAGCAAGGGCGAATGATTACGGTATCTTTGCCGTGCGGGTTGGTCAGCAAATCGCGCGACGAATTGTTGACTTCTGCCGTTGAAGGCATGACGCGCACCAAGGCAAAGGAGCTTGCCAAGCACAACATTACAGTTAATGCTGTTTTGCCCGGCGTGATTGATTTTCCCAACCATGTTGTCCGCAGCGACAATGCGCTGCTCGACATTCCGCTGAGCAGGTTGGGCAAGCCGTCAGAAGTGACCGAGGCTGTCGATTATTTACTGTCGCCTGCGGCGGCGTATGTAACGGGGTTGTCGTTAGCTGTAGATGGGGGCGTAAGGCTTTAA
- a CDS encoding 3-phosphoglycerate dehydrogenase family protein has protein sequence MFNILTLNKIAKVGLDRLPSDKFTCADNHADPDGVILRSADMHGFELGGNLKAIARAGAGTNNIPVDACAEAGIVVFNTPGANANAVKELCLGALVLASRDVYGGMAWVQSLQGTEEVAKAVEKGKSNYVGPELKGKKIGVLGLGAIGAPVANAAYALDMEVYGYDPFMSAESAWKLSRAVKPAPSLNFLFSECDHVSLHIPSTPDNKAQLKEALAAAKPGLRIINMARGDLFSNDDILSALSDGRLARYVTDFPNEGMLGHKDIVCIPHLGASTPESEDNCAVMAADELQDYLVNGNIANSVNFPNVSMAREFPHRLCVAHKNVPNILNTLTSACGVNGINIENMQNKSKKDYAYTLLDSATPFDSDAVAKLEGIEGILRIRVL, from the coding sequence ATGTTCAACATTCTCACGCTCAACAAAATCGCCAAAGTCGGTCTCGACCGCTTGCCGAGCGACAAATTTACTTGCGCGGATAATCATGCCGACCCCGATGGCGTTATCTTGCGCTCGGCCGATATGCACGGCTTTGAGCTGGGTGGAAACTTGAAAGCCATTGCGCGGGCGGGCGCGGGCACAAATAACATTCCTGTCGATGCGTGTGCCGAAGCTGGCATTGTTGTTTTCAACACGCCGGGCGCGAATGCCAACGCCGTGAAAGAGCTTTGCCTCGGCGCGCTGGTGCTGGCCTCGCGTGACGTTTACGGCGGTATGGCGTGGGTGCAGTCGCTGCAGGGCACCGAAGAGGTGGCCAAGGCCGTTGAAAAAGGAAAGTCAAACTACGTCGGGCCTGAGTTGAAAGGCAAGAAAATTGGCGTGTTGGGACTAGGCGCGATTGGCGCGCCGGTGGCCAACGCGGCGTACGCGCTTGATATGGAAGTTTACGGCTACGATCCGTTTATGAGTGCTGAGAGCGCATGGAAACTCAGTCGCGCTGTTAAGCCTGCGCCCAGCTTGAATTTCTTGTTTAGTGAATGCGACCATGTGTCGCTGCATATTCCCAGTACGCCGGATAACAAGGCACAGCTTAAAGAGGCACTTGCCGCAGCAAAGCCGGGATTGCGAATCATCAATATGGCGCGCGGCGATTTGTTCAGCAATGACGATATTTTATCAGCGTTGTCGGATGGCCGCCTGGCACGATATGTCACAGACTTCCCCAACGAGGGAATGTTGGGGCATAAAGATATTGTTTGCATTCCGCACTTGGGTGCATCAACACCGGAGAGTGAAGACAACTGTGCGGTGATGGCGGCCGATGAATTGCAAGACTATTTGGTCAACGGCAACATCGCCAACAGCGTTAACTTCCCCAATGTGTCGATGGCGCGAGAGTTTCCGCACCGGCTCTGTGTGGCGCATAAGAATGTGCCTAACATTCTCAATACGCTTACGTCGGCTTGCGGCGTCAACGGCATCAACATTGAGAATATGCAGAATAAATCGAAGAAAGATTATGCCTACACATTGCTCGACAGTGCGACGCCGTTCGACAGTGACGCGGTGGCAAAGTTAGAAGGCATTGAGGGGATCTTGAGGATTAGAGTTCTATAA